In Halobaculum limi, one DNA window encodes the following:
- a CDS encoding pirin family protein, whose amino-acid sequence MSDPTPLPGGRVRHGTGVNSTRAFPTEAYPENLDPFVLFERFYIDPDAGFPMHPHRGFEIVSYMLEGGMEHEDSLGVSHTARAGDAMRITTGSGIRHSEFPADDAGCSGLQLWVNLPRDKKAVDADYTDAAAGDLPTEQVDGATVTTVVGDGSPLDLHTPMEYLDARVDDEWTLTVPDDWVGFLFGIDGNGTVNGNAFASGDVLPVTTAQSVSVATEGSLRVAAVSGRPHGEPIRQRGPYVL is encoded by the coding sequence ATGAGCGATCCAACTCCACTGCCCGGCGGCCGAGTCAGACACGGGACCGGCGTGAACTCGACCCGGGCGTTTCCCACCGAGGCGTACCCCGAGAACCTCGACCCGTTCGTACTGTTCGAGCGCTTCTACATCGACCCCGACGCGGGCTTTCCGATGCACCCGCACCGCGGGTTCGAAATCGTCTCGTACATGCTCGAGGGCGGGATGGAACACGAGGACTCACTGGGCGTCTCACACACCGCCCGCGCCGGCGACGCGATGCGGATCACGACCGGCAGTGGGATCCGCCACTCGGAGTTTCCCGCCGACGACGCTGGCTGTTCGGGCCTCCAACTGTGGGTCAACCTCCCTCGCGACAAGAAAGCGGTCGACGCGGACTACACCGACGCGGCCGCCGGCGACCTCCCCACCGAACAGGTCGACGGTGCGACTGTGACGACCGTCGTCGGTGACGGTTCTCCCCTCGACCTGCACACACCGATGGAGTACCTCGACGCCCGTGTCGACGACGAGTGGACGTTGACCGTCCCCGACGACTGGGTCGGCTTCCTGTTCGGTATCGACGGCAACGGGACGGTGAACGGGAACGCGTTCGCGTCGGGTGACGTACTGCCAGTCACGACGGCGCAGTCGGTGTCGGTCGCGACTGAGGGTAGCCTTCGCGTCGCCGCGGTGTCCGGGCGGCCGCACGGAGAGCCAATTCGCCAGCGCGGGCCGTACGTCTTGTAG
- a CDS encoding right-handed parallel beta-helix repeat-containing protein gives MTGPRTVGSRLVVLLVTVAVVTGTGGVGVVAGGTPAALAGDDALTGGEVGSLALAAGADSPARLTSGGGNTSDHGATGDPSNGATSQSISQISSCGVIDDPGVYELVDDIEADISGVCLHIRSSNVVFDGNGHTISGDSVDRSTGILVYNASRDDSADVPVENVTVRNVEVSEWYWGLEVGTIAGSGTSARVVGVTATDNVVSGISFSEVDDTQIRDVTANGNRFGVYFWETYDVDVRDVTVRDNDRTGLYLAQNVGRSTFTGVTATGNGAECDTCAAVRLSDDVESNRIENSQIADNEGPGISFSDSYNNTIADTVVESNGGPGVVADYAGGDRLANVVLRGNDGAQLRAAQDELGLSRVTVGDVVTTSFVAGSAQFSYDEDDPFELDTVARADVPGGLPGAAAASEGFAVERLPAPMRVSFRLDSANYTDDEVDLWRYDGTDWSRVAVGSVNGDRFAATIRTSGVFVPVVVDGDGDDGDDGDTEPSLLEILSTEENQFDYEIVVDGTAEKTATNDVSADSGDEIVDNGDGTVTIRGSTGGNSGDAFTITGEVVSVEISGVSDGYELLLDGEDVPSDLVTDDSDDADDGDGSDDGESEESVLEILSTEENQFDYEIVVDGSAEKTATADVAADSGDEVVDNGDGTVTLRGSTGGNSGDAFTITGDIVSVEISGVSDGYELLLDGEEVPSDIVTDDSDDADDGDDSDDSDDADDGDDSDDSDDADDGDDTDDADDGEPEESVLEILSTEENQFDYEIVVDGSASKTATDDVAADSGDSITSNGDGTVTISGSTGGNSGDAFTITGEVVSVEISGVSDGYEILVDGDELPGDIVTDDGDDADDGDDADDSDESVLEILSTEENQFDYEIVVDGSAEKTATDDVAADSGDSVTVNGDGTVTIRGSTGGNSGDAFTITGDIVSVEISGVDDGYEIILDGEDVTDEVTD, from the coding sequence ATGACCGGACCGCGAACCGTCGGGTCGCGCCTCGTCGTGCTGTTGGTGACTGTCGCCGTCGTCACCGGAACCGGCGGCGTCGGCGTTGTCGCGGGTGGAACGCCTGCCGCACTGGCCGGTGACGACGCGCTGACTGGCGGCGAGGTAGGTTCACTCGCACTCGCCGCGGGAGCCGACAGCCCTGCTCGTCTCACCTCCGGCGGCGGCAACACCTCCGATCACGGAGCGACGGGTGACCCCTCCAACGGAGCCACCAGCCAGTCCATCTCGCAGATCAGTTCGTGTGGGGTCATCGACGACCCCGGCGTGTACGAACTGGTCGACGACATCGAGGCGGACATCTCCGGCGTCTGTCTCCACATCCGGTCGTCGAACGTTGTATTCGACGGGAACGGGCACACGATATCCGGCGATAGCGTCGACCGTTCGACCGGGATTCTCGTGTACAACGCGTCACGTGACGACTCCGCAGACGTGCCAGTGGAGAACGTCACGGTTCGAAACGTCGAGGTCTCCGAGTGGTACTGGGGTCTGGAGGTCGGAACCATCGCCGGGAGCGGAACGAGCGCCCGCGTCGTCGGCGTCACCGCCACCGACAACGTCGTCTCGGGCATCTCCTTCAGCGAGGTCGACGACACACAGATACGTGACGTGACGGCGAACGGGAACCGCTTCGGCGTCTACTTCTGGGAGACGTACGACGTCGACGTCCGTGATGTGACCGTCCGCGACAACGACCGCACGGGGCTGTATCTCGCGCAGAACGTCGGACGGAGCACCTTCACCGGAGTCACCGCGACCGGCAACGGCGCCGAGTGTGACACCTGCGCGGCCGTTCGCCTCAGCGACGACGTGGAGTCCAATCGCATCGAGAACAGTCAGATCGCAGACAACGAGGGACCGGGCATCAGCTTCTCGGACAGCTACAACAACACCATCGCCGACACCGTCGTCGAATCCAACGGCGGTCCAGGCGTCGTCGCAGACTACGCCGGCGGCGACCGCCTCGCGAACGTCGTCTTGCGCGGCAACGACGGGGCACAACTCCGCGCGGCGCAAGACGAGTTAGGACTCTCACGTGTGACCGTCGGCGACGTGGTGACCACCTCGTTCGTCGCGGGAAGCGCCCAGTTCTCGTACGACGAGGACGACCCGTTCGAACTCGACACCGTCGCACGCGCCGACGTGCCCGGAGGGCTTCCGGGCGCGGCGGCCGCCAGCGAGGGGTTCGCCGTCGAGCGACTGCCCGCACCGATGCGGGTGTCGTTCCGCCTCGACAGCGCGAACTACACCGACGACGAGGTCGACCTGTGGCGGTACGACGGCACCGACTGGTCGCGGGTCGCCGTCGGCAGTGTGAACGGCGACCGATTCGCCGCGACGATTCGAACGAGTGGCGTGTTCGTTCCGGTCGTTGTCGACGGCGACGGCGACGACGGTGACGATGGCGACACCGAACCGTCGCTGCTGGAAATCCTCTCGACCGAGGAGAATCAGTTCGACTACGAAATCGTCGTGGATGGAACCGCCGAAAAAACCGCGACTAACGACGTGTCTGCCGACTCTGGCGACGAAATCGTCGACAACGGTGACGGAACCGTGACGATCCGTGGATCGACGGGAGGAAACTCCGGCGACGCGTTTACCATCACCGGCGAGGTCGTCTCCGTCGAAATCTCGGGCGTCAGCGACGGGTACGAACTCCTCCTCGATGGTGAGGACGTCCCGAGCGACCTCGTGACGGACGATAGCGACGACGCAGACGACGGTGACGGTAGCGACGACGGAGAATCCGAAGAGTCGGTCCTAGAGATACTCTCGACCGAGGAGAACCAGTTCGACTACGAAATCGTCGTGGATGGAAGTGCTGAGAAGACCGCGACTGCGGACGTCGCCGCCGACTCCGGCGATGAAGTCGTCGACAACGGCGACGGCACGGTGACGCTTCGCGGGTCGACGGGAGGCAACTCCGGAGATGCGTTTACGATCACCGGCGACATCGTCTCGGTCGAGATTTCGGGAGTGAGTGACGGGTACGAACTCCTCCTCGACGGGGAAGAAGTCCCGAGCGACATCGTGACCGACGACAGTGACGACGCAGATGATGGCGACGATAGCGACGACAGCGACGACGCAGATGACGGCGACGATAGCGACGACAGCGACGACGCAGATGACGGCGACGATACTGATGACGCAGACGACGGAGAACCCGAAGAGTCGGTCTTAGAGATCCTCTCGACCGAAGAGAACCAGTTCGACTACGAAATCGTCGTCGACGGGAGCGCATCGAAAACCGCCACCGACGACGTCGCCGCCGACTCCGGTGATTCGATCACCAGTAACGGGGATGGAACAGTGACGATCAGTGGGTCGACCGGTGGCAACTCCGGCGACGCGTTCACCATCACCGGCGAGGTCGTCTCCGTCGAGATTTCGGGCGTCAGCGACGGCTACGAGATTCTCGTCGACGGCGACGAACTGCCAGGCGACATCGTGACCGACGACGGCGACGACGCAGACGACGGTGATGATGCCGACGACAGCGACGAGTCGGTTCTGGAGATACTCTCGACCGAAGAGAACCAGTTCGACTACGAAATCGTCGTGGATGGAAGTGCTGAGAAGACTGCGACCGACGACGTCGCCGCCGACTCCGGGGACTCGGTCACCGTCAACGGTGACGGGACGGTGACCATCCGGGGGTCGACCGGGGGCAACTCGGGTGACGCGTTCACCATCACCGGCGACATCGTCTCGGTCGAAATCAGCGGCGTCGACGACGGCTACGAAATAATCCTCGACGGCGAGGACGTGACCGACGAGGTGACCGACTGA